Genomic segment of bacterium:
GCCAAAGCCTGTTTGGTCCGGATAGTCCTGGGCTGCTCGAGGTGGCTCATCTCCTGCATCCCCATGAGGATGGCACCCGAGCTGACAATGATGAACTCCCGGTCACCCCTGTCCCGGGCCGCAACCTCGTCGGCCAGCCTGTTCAGCAGATCCTGGTCGACCCCGCCGTCGGGTGAGGCCAGCACCAGGCTGCCCAGCTTTACCACTACCCGTTTCCGACCCTTCAGCAGCCGACGTCTGATATCACCCATCTTTTAACCCCCTGGCCTTTTCGACCATCCCCGAAAGCCTCCCCACCAGGGGGTTGAGTCCCTGGCTCGCCGCGGCAGAGATGAGAAGGGGTGCGATCCCGGTCTCCTCCTGGAACCTCGCGGCGATCTCTCCCGTCTCTTCGGCCCCCAGCAGGTCGATCTTGTTGAGGGCTACCAGGCTCTCCTTCCCTGCGAGATCGGCCGCGTAACGTTCAAGCTCGTGCCGTACCGTTCGCCACGCCAGAACCGGGTCCTCGTCACCAGGGGCCAGGCCGATCAGGTGGAGAATCACCGAGGTCCTCTCCACGTGCCGCAAAAACTGGTGTCCGAGGCCCACCCCTTCGTGAGCACCCTCCACCAGGCCGGGGACGTCCGCCACCACGAAGCTGTGCTCCTCACCAGCCCGGACGACCCCCAGGTTGGGAACCAGGGTCGTGAAGGGGTAGTCGGCCACCTTGGGACGGGCCGCCGAGATACGCGAAATGAGGGTGGATTTACCAGCGTTAGGCATTCCCACGATGCCGACGTCGGCGATCAGCTTGAGTTCCAGGACCAGCTCCCTGGAAACTCCAGGCTTGCCCGGTTTGCTGATCCTCGGGGCCTGCAGGGTGGGTGTGGCAAAGTGGACGTTCCCCCACCCGCCCCGCCCACCGGCCGCAGCCAGGAACTGGCCTTCTGTGAGATCGGCGAGGATCTCCCTGGTGCCGGCGTCAATGATCTGGGTACCCGGGGGAACCCTTAGAACGACAGGTTCTCCGTCCTTGCCCGTTCTTTTCGCACCAATGC
This window contains:
- the obgE gene encoding GTPase ObgE, yielding MRFIDRVKIFVESGAGGDGCVSFRREKFVPRGGPDGGDGGRGGDVFIRTDPHLSTLIDYRYKHEYRAGSGAHGIGAKRTGKDGEPVVLRVPPGTQIIDAGTREILADLTEGQFLAAAGGRGGWGNVHFATPTLQAPRISKPGKPGVSRELVLELKLIADVGIVGMPNAGKSTLISRISAARPKVADYPFTTLVPNLGVVRAGEEHSFVVADVPGLVEGAHEGVGLGHQFLRHVERTSVILHLIGLAPGDEDPVLAWRTVRHELERYAADLAGKESLVALNKIDLLGAEETGEIAARFQEETGIAPLLISAAASQGLNPLVGRLSGMVEKARGLKDG